CCGGGAAAGATTCCGGGTCGACACCCGAAACCTATTGCGTTCGGACACGTGGACAGATTTAGTCGGGTTTCACATTGCATTGTCAGGCACTGTAGAAATCAATTGGCAAGTGCCGCAGGAAGGGACCGATATTCGTGGCGCAGAAGGTCGTGGTCACTCTCTTTGACGACATCGACGGCTCGGAAGCGGCGGAAACGATCGCCTTCGGACTGGACGGCAAGTCGTACGAGATCGACCTGAACGAAGTCAATGCCGGCGCACTGCGGAAGGCGCTCGCGCCCTACGTGGAAGCCGGCCGCAAGCGGTCCCGCTCGGGCCGGGCGTACCGGCAGACGGAGGTCGCCCCCGACCCGTCGGCCGTGCGGGCCTGGGCCCAGGCCCACAAGATGGACGTCCCCGCCCGCGGGCGCATCCCCAAGAGGGTCTACGAGGCGTTCACCGCCGCGCAGTGACGGCCGGTGAGGTCCGGGCGGACGACCGGCCACCCGCCCCTCGCAGCAGCCGACTTGCGCAGCACCCCGGCTGATCAGCTAGAGTCTGGAGCACGCCGAGGGGCGAGGCCGAAAGGCCCAGCTCACGGAAACATGCGGGTGTAGTTCAGTAGTAGAACATCCCCCTTCCAGGGGGAAGGCGCAGTGTGCGATTCCTGTCACCCGCTCTACATCATCAGTACCGACCACTCTTGTGGATCAGGTAGGATGGTGCTCGCACCGATCGGTGAAAGCCGGTCGGGAGCACATGCGGACGTAGCTCAGTTGGTAGAGCGCAACCTTGCCAAGGTTGAGGTCGCGAGTTCGAACCTCGTCGTCCGCTCGGGAATGAGACCCCGGTCCTGATGGACCGGGGTCTTCTTCGTGTTTCCGTTCTCGCCTCTGATCCCTGCTTCTGACATTTGTCATGCCGAGTGATGACAGCGCGCACTGCTCCCGGAGCCGCCCGGCCGGGACGCTGAAGGCATGGAAAACAACGGACACGAACACGTGGTTGAGGTCACTGACCTGCGGCGTGTGTACGGGGGCGGGTTCGAGGCGGTAAGCGGAATCAGCTTTTCCGTACGGCGCGGGGAGATCTTCGCCCTGCTGGGCACCAACGGCGCGGGCAAGACGTCGACCGTGGAAGTACTGGAGGGACTCGCAGCGCCGGCGGACGGGCGGGTGCGGGTCCTCGGGCACGACCCGTATACCGACCGGGCCCTCGTACGGCCCCGCACCGGCGTGATGCTCCAGGAAGGCGGCTTCCCGTCCGAACTGACCGTCGCGGAGACCGCGCGGATGTGGGCGGGATGCGTGAGCGGGGCCCGGCCGCCGGCGGAGGTCCTGGCGCTGGTCGGGCTGGAGTCGAAGGCCGGCATCCGGGTCAAGCAGTTGTCCGGCGGCCAGCGGCGCCGGCTGGACCTGGCGCTCGCGCTGCTCGGCGACCCCGAGGTGCTCTTCCTGGACGAGCCGACCACCGGCCTGGACGCCGAAGGCCGCCGCGACACCTGGGAGTTGGTGAGCGCGCTGCGCGACGGCGGTACGACGGTGCTGCTGACCACGCATTACCTGGAGGAGGCCGAGAACCTCGCCGACCGGCTGGCGATCATGCACGAGGGCCGGATCGCCACCACCGGGACCCCTGCCGAGGTGACCGCCGCCGAACCCTCGCGGATCTCCTTCGAGCTGCCCGAGGGCTACTTCGTCGGCGATCTCCCGCCGCTCGGCGAGCTCGGCGTGACCGGGTACGAGACCGACGGCCGGATCATCCGGCTCCGCACCCATGAACTGCAACGGACGGCCACCGGGCTGCTGACGTGGGCCGCACAGGCCCGTGTGGAGCTGCGCCGCCTGGACGTGCGGTCGGCCTCCTTGGAGGAGGCGTTCCTCGGGATCGCCCGGGAGGTCTCCGGCGAGCGGGCCACGACGACGAAGGAGTACACGGCATGAGCGCCACCCGCACGACCCCCCGCCCGGCGCCGGCGGTGACTACTCCACTGAGCCGGATGACGGCGCTCGCCCGTGCCGAAATGACCCTGCTCGGGCGGACCAAGGGCGCGCTCGTCGCCGCGCTGTTCGCACCGCTGGTGCTGCCGGTCAGCACATCGCAGGTGTCCAAGGAGATGGACCTCGCCGAAGCCGGGCTGAGCACCGGCACCCTGGTGCTGCCCGCCTCGGTCGGCTTCTCCCTGCTGTTCGCCGTCTACTCGGTGCTCGTCGGCGCCCTCGTCGTCCGGCGCGAGGAACTCGTCCTCAAGCGGCTGCGCACCGGTGAGCTGCGGGACGTCGAGATCCTGGCCGGTTCAGCGCTGCCCGCCGTCCTCATCGGGCTCGTGCAATGCCTGGTGCTGGCGGTGGCCTGCTCGGCCCTGCTGGATCTGTCCGCGCCGTCCGCGCTCCATCTGGCCGTCGTCGGCCTGCTGTTGGGGCTCGTGATGTGCGCCGCGCTCGCCGCCGCCACCGCGAGCTTCACCAAGACCGGCGAGAGCGCCCAGGTCACGCCCATGCCGCTGATGGTCATCTCGATGATGGGCTCCGGCATGTTCTTCCCGCTGGAGCTGCTGCCGGACCGCGTGGCCTCCGTCTGCGAACTCCTGCCGCTGACGCCCGTCGTCACCCTGGTGCGCGGCGGCTGGACCGGCGACCTGTCGGTGTCCGAGGCGCTGGGCGCCGTCGCGACGGCGGTGGTCTGGATCGTCATCGCGGTGTTTGCTGTACGGCGGTGGTTCCGCTGGGAACCGCGGCGTTGACCGAAGGGGGAGTGACGGGCTGATGCGCGGGCCGGGCAGGTGGTGGCGGGGGCAGAGCAAGCCGGAGAAGGTCGAGACGTACACGCGCTGGTCGTTCTACTCCTTCGCGGTGATCGAGTTCGTCACGGTCGCGCTCACGGCCATGATCCCGTTGGGAGCGTGGCTGGGGGCCGCTCTGCTGCTGCCTGCGGGCGTCCACGCCGCGCTCTGCTTCGTCACCGTCTCACGGGCGCTGGACTGGATGCGGGGCAGGCGGCCCCAGCCCGTCGGACTGCTGTGGTCGCTGACCGCCGTCAGCGCCGTGGTCGGCGTCACCGTCATCGGCATCGCGGAACGCGGACCGGACCGCGAGAGGGTGGACGCCGCCGCGGGCACGGCCTTCGGTGTGGTCCTCATCATCGGAGTCGGCATCATCGCGCTGGGCATCCGTGAGCGGAAGCGCGTGTTCGCCGTCGTCGGGGCCTTCACCGCGGGCTCCTGGATCGTGGCGTTCACCAGGGGTGCCTCGGCGGGGGAATCGATCTTCGCGTCGGTGCTCGTGCTGTTCTGCGGCGGAGTCATGGCCTTCACGGCCATCGTCTCGGTGTGGCTGCTCAACATCGTCTACGAACTCGACGAGGCCCGCGAGACCCGGACCCGGCTCGCCGTCGCCGAGGAACGGCTGAGGTTCGGGCGGGACCTGCACGACGTCATGGGGCGGAACCTCGCCGTCATCGCGCTCAAGAGCGAGCTGGCCGTGCAGCTCGCCCAGCGGGACAGGCCGGAGGCCGTGGCGCAGATGGTCGAGGTGCAGCGGCTCGCGCAGGAGTCGCAGCGGGAGGTCCGCGAGGTCGTCCGGGGCTACCGGGAGGCCGACCTCGCCTCGGAACTCGCCGGTGCGCAGGGCGTGCTGACGGCGGCCGGTATCGACTGCACGGTGAGCGGGGCGCCGGCGGCGGGGCTGCCGGTCGCGGCGCAGTCCGCCCTGGGATGGGTGGTGCGGGAAGCCGCCACGAACGTCCTGCGGCACGGGGACGCACGGCGGTGCGGGGTGAGACTGCGGGTGTGGGAGGGGCGCGTGGTGTTGTCCGTGGAGAACGACGGGGTCACCGAGACCGGGGGCGGGCCCTCCGGCTCGACCGGCTCCGGGCTCGCCGGGCTGCGGGAGCGGCTGGCGGAGATCGACGGGACGCTGGAGGCCGGGCCCGCGGGCAAGGGGCTGTTCCGGCTGACGGCGGAGATTCCGCTGCCGTCGCGGTCCGCCCCTGCCGAGTCCGTCGCCGCTGTGCCTTCCATGAGTGAGGTCACGCCATGACGGTCGTGGAGCCCGTGCGGCTGCTGCTCGCCGATGACGAGCACCTCATCCGCGGGGCGCTCGCCGCGCTGCTGTCGCTGGAGGACGACATCATGGTCGTCGCCGAGGCGGCCACCGGGCCGGAGGCGCTGGCGATGGCCCGGGCGCACCAGCCCGACGTCGCCGTCCTGGATCTCCAGATGCCCGGCGCCGACGGTGTGAAGGTCGCCACATCCCTGCGCACCGAACTGCCCGGCTGCAAGGTGCTCATCGTCACCAGCCACGGGCGGCCCGGGCATCTGAAGCGGGCGCTGGAGGCCGGGGTGCGGGGGTTCGTGCCGAAGACCGTGAGTGCGCAGCGGCTCGCCGAGCTCATTCGCACGGTGCACGCCGGGAACCGTTACGTCGACCCGGAGTTGGCCGCCGACGCGATCGCCGCCGGGGACTCGCCGCTGACCGCCCGGGAGACCGAGGTGCTGGAACTCGCCGCCGACGGAGCACCCGTCGCGGAGATCGCGGAGCGGGCCGCGCTGTCACAGGGGACCGTGCGGAACTACCTGTCGTCGGCCGTGTCGAAGCTCGGGGCGGAGAACCGGCATGCCGCGGTACGACTCGCACGGGAGCGAGGTTGGGTATAGTGGTTCCCGCGCCACGGCGCATGCGAACGTAGCTCAGTTGGTAGAGCGCAACCTTGCCAAGGTTGAGGTCGCGAGTTCGAACCTCGTCGTTCGCTCCAGCGAGAAGCCCCCCGGTTCCGGCCGGGGGGCTTCTCTGTGTCCTGCGTGCGGGTCTACGTCCAGGTGATGCCGGTCAGGCGCTCGTACGCCTCCACGTACTTGGCGCGGGTGGCGTCGACGACCTCCTGCGGCAGCGCGGGCGGCGGCTGCTCGCTCCTGCGGTCCCAGCCGGACTCCGCCGAGGTCAGCCAGTCGCGGACGTACTGCTTGTCGTACGACGGCTGCACGCGGCCCGGCTGCCACTGGTCGGCCGGCCAGAAGCGGGAGGAGTCCGCGGTGAGGACCTCGTCCGCGAGGACCAGGGAGTCGCCGTCGAAGCCGAACTCGAACTTCGTGTCCGCGAGGATGATGCCCCGCTCGCGGGCGATGTCCCGGCCCCGGGAGTAGACGGCGAGGGTCGCCTGGCGCAGCCGGGCGGCGGTGTCGGCGCCGACCTGGCGGGCGACCTCCTCGTAGGAGACGTTCTCGTCGTGCTCGCCGACGGCGGCCTTGGTGGCCGGGGTGAAGATCGGGGCGGGCAGTTCACTGCCGTCGACCAGGCCCTCCGGGAGGGCCAGGCCGCAGACCGTGCGGGACTCGTTGTACTCGACCAGGCCCGAGCCGGTCAGGTAGCCGCGGGCCACGCACTCCACGGGGACCATCTGGAGGGACTTGCACACGAGCGTGCGGCCCGCCCAGTCGGCGGGGGCGCCCGCGGGCAGTTCCGTGCTCAGGACGTGGTTCGGGATCAGGTCGGCGAGCTGGTCGAACCACCACAGGGAGAGCTGCGTGAGGACCCGGCCCTTGTCGGGGATCTCGGTCGGCAGCACCCAGTCGAACGCGGAGATACGGTCGCTGGCGACCATCACGAGGTCCCCCGCTTCGTTCTGGTACAGCTCGCGCACCTTTCCGGTGTGCAGATGCACCAGACCCGGAACCTGGATCGGCTCGGGCTTCTCTACGAATCCGGACACGGTTCCTCCCCGTGGTTGAACAAGAGGGGCGCCCGCAGGGCTCCCATAGGGTGGCGGTGGGAGACGGGCGGGCCTATGGGTTGATTCTCCCGTACGCGGGGCTGATCGCGGACAGTGGGTCAGTCGCGTTTGCAGATGCGGTCCAGGAGGTTTGCGGTGGCCCGTTGGATGCGGGGGTCGACGTGGCCCGGGCGGCCCAGGGCCGGGGTCCAGGCGAACGTTCCGGACGCGAAGACCCAGGCGCCGGAGGGGGCGCGGTACAGGGACGTCTCCTGGTGGCGTGGTGCTCCCCTCTTGTCGGTGTACGGGGAGTGGGCGAGCAGCACACGCTCCTCGTGCTCGGGCAGCGGGGTGCGCGGGTAGTAGCGGTCGGCCTCGCCCGCCACCAGGCCCTCGATCTCGTCCCCCTCGTGCGCCCCGGTCGCCTCCCACAGCCAGTGGCCGGCGTTGCGCACGATCAGCGGATGAGGCTCGGGGACGGGCCCGGCGTACTGGATGCCGATGAGCTGCTGCTCCGCCCGGTCGATCTCCCGCCACAGCACCGGCTTGCCGGGGCCCCGGCGCTTGCGGCAGGTCAGCAGGCGGTCGGGGACGCCGGACGGGGAAGGGCCCAGCTCCACCTGCCAGTACATGGAGTTGGCGGAGAGGAAGACGAGCGAGGTGCCGGCGTCGCGGGCGAGCTCCACGGCCCGGCGCATCGGGGCCGACCAGTACTCGTCGTGGCCCGGGAAGACCAGGCCGCGGTAGCGGGTGGGGTCGACGCGGCCCGCGTGCAGGTCGCCGGCGGTGGCGTAGGCGACGTCGTAGCCGTAGCGCTCGGCCCAGCGGATGATGTCGTAGGCGTGCCCGACGTGCAGGGGGAGGCCGGCGCCCGCGTACGGGCGGTCGAAGGAGACCGTGGTGGCCGCATCGGCCTCGCCCAGTAAACGGCCCTTCTCGTCCCAGGCGTGGTAGAGGCTGGCGCCGGTGCGGCCGTCCTCCGGGTAGAGGTTGTACGCCTGCCAGGTGATGTCGGGCAGGACGAGGAGCAGGTCGGCGGGCTGGTCGTGGCGGACCGTGAACGGGACGTGGGAGCGGTAGCCGTCGGCGGTGGTGAGGACGGCGACGTACGCGCCGATGTTCCAGTACGACGGGATCTGGAGCCGCCAGGACAGCCACCAGTGGTGGCAGGAGACCGTACGGTCCGCCGTGAGCGGCGGGGGCTGCACGATGCCGGACAGGCGTGGGCTGGTGGTGATCTTCGCGGCGCCGTCTCCGCCGTAGTGGCCGATGCGGTAGATGTCGACGCCGAACTCCTGGGGCGGGTCGACGGTGATGTGGAAGTCGATGGCCTCGCCGGGCGCGACCGCGCCGGTGGAGGTGAAGCCCTTGATCTGGCGGTGGACGTCGTCGGCCGCGCGGGGGCCGCCGGAGCGGTTGCCCTTCCTCGGGGCGGGGGCCGGGTCCTGGTCCACGTACCAGGGGACGACCTGACCGCTGTCGTCGACGTACGTGACGTTTCCGCGCAGCCACGGAACGGGGCCCTGCCCGAAAGGGTCCGTCACGGCGTGCGCCAGCGCTCCCGACTCCCAGCGGCGGATCTGCTCCGAACCCATGGTTGCTTCCCCTCCCCTTGGCCCCCGTGGTGGTGCGCGCTGGTGTGAGTTGCCTACTGGTGCGCGGTGTTTTTGCGGCTGTGCGGCGTCCTGCCCCAGTGCGGCGTTGTGGGGGCTGTGCGGTTGCGCCCTACGTATGTGTTTGTCGTATGTCGCAAGCCCTTGCCATGTGCGCGAACGGTCCAAGCACATCACATAACGCGCGCACTTCGTTACTGTTCGTTTCGAATTGGCCAGAAGCGGAAGCAGGTGTTCCGGTAGTCAGACGAGCCGGACCGGCTTCTCGGGGCGTATTCCCAGCTCGGCCAGCCAGGTCCGCAGGGGCGTGGCGTCGCCGTCCTCGATGAGGGTGAGGATCTTGGGGGCCAGGTCGGCGGTGCGCTCGCCGTTGTGGAGGAGGGTCGGGCCGTCCAGCCAGTCCAGGCCCGGTGTCGCACCGGCGGTGTCCATCGCGGCGCAGCAGATCATCGCTGTGAGGTGGTCGGCGAGCAGCTCGCGGGCCGTGCGCGGGGGCTGGAGGGGGAAGAGGGGGAGGGATCGGTCGTCCCAGAGGGCGGCGGGGTCCGCGGTGGTCGGGGAGCCGGCGGGTGGCGAGGCCGCGGTGGAGGGGGCGGTCGAGGGGGCGGTGGCCGACGGGCCTGGCGTCGCGGTGGCCTGCTCGCGGGACAGTTCGGCTCTGAGCCGGGCGGCGAGGGTGGCGCTGCGGGGGGTGGTGCCGGAGAGGTCTTCTGCGTCGTCGGTGGGGGGTGGCTCCGGGCCTCGGGTGGTGAAAGGGGTCTCTCCGGCTCGGTCCGTGAGGTGGTCCGCTTGGTCCGTCAGGCGGGCACCTTGGTCTGTTAGGCGGTTTCCTGGGCCCGTCAGGCGTTCCCCTGGATCTGTTAGGCGGTCCCCTGGGTCCGTCAGGTGGTCGAGGACGCGGGACAGGGTCGGGCCGCCGGTGTTCGGGGCCGGGCTTCGCGGGGCCGGGCGGACGCCCATGGCGTCCAGGACGCGGTGGAGGCGGGCCGCGTCGATGCGCCATTTGCGGTCCACGACCTCCTCCGGATACTCGGTCCAGCCCACCGGCGACCAGTCGGGCCCGGGCCCCGCGGGGCCGCCGTGGAAGAGGCGGGCGGCGAGCAGGGAGGCGGCCTCGTCGATCGCGCCCGGCTCCTCCAGCAGATCACAGGCGGGCCGCTCACCGAGACGGGACGCGAAGCCCTCGGCCAGGCGGTCGCGACGGGACAGCTCCGTGAGAGCCGCCACGACACCGGCGTCCAGCCGGGACGGCCAGCGGCCCATCCGCCAGGCGGGCAGCGCGACCCGGGTCAGCAGCCGGTCCCAGCCCGCGTACGCCAGCCCCACCTGCTCCTGGGCGACGATCCGCAGCCCGTAATCCACAGCCTGTGCACGCTCCGCGGCCGCGGCCGCCACGCCCCGCTCCATCTCGGCGGCGTGCACACGGCAACTGCGCAGCAGAAGCCGGGCCGCCCAGCCGACACCGGCCAGCACGGCCCGCGACATTTGCCCGCGGTGCGGCGCCGAGGCCACGGCCACCGCGGCGTCCAGACCCCGGACGAAGCGCCGGGCGGCTGCTATGTCCGGGTGCGCGGAGGGGCCCGTACCGGCGACGACCGGGGCGAGGACCGCGCGCAGCTCGCCGACCCGCATCCACCACAGGAAGGGCGAGCCGATGACGAGGACCGGCGCGACCGGGTGACGGCGCTGCGGGTGTCTCCCGCCGCCCGCTATGTCGTCGTGTTCCTCGGCGGGGGGCGGGCCGTGGGCACGGTGGGTGCGGTCCTCCAGCCAGCTGTCGCAGTCCGGCGTGAGCGCTATCGCGGAGGGCGCGGGGACGTCGAGGCGGTCGGCGAGGTCGCGCACCATCCGGTACAGGTCGGGGGCCGTCTCCTCCCTGATCCGGATGGTCGGGCTCATGGCGGGGCGGGCCCGGGCGACGACCAGGGCGATACCCGCGGCGGCGAGCAGCACGAGAACCGCAGCCGGGGTCAGGATCCAGCGGGCGACATCCCAGCCGGGCCCGACGAGGCGGCCGGTGGCGGCGCCCGCGAGCAGGATCACTGCGACGGCGGCGGGCAGCAGGGCGACGGCCAGCGCGCGGCTGCGGATGCGCAGCACGACGAGCGCCCGAGACCGCGCGGCCTGCGCTCCTGCCTCCACACCCATTCCGGTCACGACCGACCTCACCCCCTCCCCGTTGACCTGACGCTTTCCTTGCTCACTCCCCCACTGTGGCACCCGCCACTGACATCGCAATGCCGGTGGGCCAAGTGCCGGAACGCTTGCGCCGCACCCTAGTTGGGGCTCCGCCCCCCGTCAGCCGGATAGGGCATCGGTCACTCGATGGAATGGCTTTGGGGAGAGGTGGATGACGGACAACGAGGGATCAGGCCCCGCTTACCGAAAACCTCAGGCCCCGGATCCTGAGACGGATCCGGGGCCTGCGGGGTTCATCGAGCGAGGGCGTTTTCCCAGCCGGTCGGGGCGTGGAGCCGGTTACGCGCCTGCCGCCTTCGCGGCGATGTCCGTGCGGTGCTGGGAACCGGCGAGCCGGATGCGGCCGACGGCCGTGTAGGCGCGGTCGCGGGCCTCGGCGAGGTCCTTGCCGGTGGCCGTGACGGACAGGACGCGGCCGCCCGCGCTGACGATCGCGTCACCGTCACGCCTGGTGCCTGCGTGCAGCACGTACGCGTGCGGGGCGTCCTGGGCGGCGACCTCGTCGAGACCGGTGATCGGGTCGCCGGTGCGCGGGGTGCCGGGGTAGTTGTGCGAGGCGATGACCACCGTGACGGCCGCGTCGTCGCTCCAGCGCAGCGGCTCCAGGTGGGCGAGGTTGCCGGTGGCCGCGGCCATCAGGAGACCGGCCAGCGGCGTCTTCAGCCGGGCCAGGACGACCTGGGTCTCGGGGTCGCCGAAGCGGGCGTTGAACTCGATCACGCGGACGCCGCGGGAGGTGATCGCGAGTCCGGCGTAGAGCAGCCCGGAGAACGGCGTGCCGCGGCGCTTCATCTCGTCCACGGTCGGCTGGAGGACGGTCTCGAGCACCTCGTCGACCAGCTTCGGGTCGGCCCACGGCAGCGGGGAGTACGCGCCCATGCCGCCGGTGTTGGGGCCCTGGTCGCCGTCCAGCGCGCGCTTGAAGTCCTGGGCGGGCTGGAGCGGCACGACCGTCTCACCGTCGGTGACGGCGAACAGGGAGACCTCGGGGCCGTCGAGGTACTCCTCGATGACCACGCGCTCGCAGGCGACGGCGTGGGCCCTGGCCGCGTCGAGGTCGTCGGTGACGACGACGCCCTTGCCGGCGGCGAGCCCGTCGTCCTTGACCACGTACGGGGCGCCGAAGGCGTCGAGGGCCGCGTCGACCTCCTCGGGGGTCGTGCAGACGTACGACCGTGCCGTGGGCACCTCGGCTGTCGCCATGACGTCCTTCGCGAAGGCCTTGGAGCCCTCGAGCCGGGCGGCCGGCCCGGACGGGCCGAAGACCGGGATGCCGGCCTCGCGGACGGCGTCGGCGACACCGGCGACCAGCGGCGCCTCCGGGCCGACGACCACGAGATCCGCGCCGAGCTGCTTGGCCAGCGCGGTGACGGCCGTGCCGTCCAGGGCGTCGACCTGGTGCAGCTCGGCGACCTCGGCGATGCCGGCGTTGCCGGGGGCGCAGTGCAGCGCGGTGACGTCGGGGTCGTGGGACAGGGAGTGGCACAGGGCGTGTTCGCGGGCGCCGCTGCCGATGACGAGGACCTTCACGGGGTCAGCCTAACGGGAGGCGGCGGGTTTGCTTTGTGCGGGCTTCCGAAGGGGCCGGGGATCTTGGGCTGGAGGTTCCTCCAAAACGGGGTGGTGGCGACCCGCTCGGGTGGCGCCGGCCCGCTCGGGTGGCGCCGGCCCGCTCGGGTGGCGCCGGCCCGCTCGGGTGATGCCGGCCCGCTCGGGTGATGCCGGCCCGCTCGGGTGATGCCGGCCCGCTCGGGTGATGCCGGCCCGCTCGGGCAGGACTTGCGGCTGCACGGCCGCTCAGGGCTTGTCCGGCCGCTCAGGGCTCGTTCGAGAACTCCTCCACCACCGTCGCCCCCAGCTCCCGGACGATCAGCTCCTGGCCGGAGAGGGCCGACTCGTCGAGGTCGGGGTCGTCGTCCTCGGGGATGTCGTCCTCGACGGAGACGGACCGGCGCTTCGGGGCGGAGGGCTGGGGTACGGAGGCGGTGGGTGCGGGGGCCGGGGTGGAGGTGCGGGTGGGGGTGCTCGACTGCTGGGTGGACGGGGCCGTCGGCTGGGACGTGGCAGGGCGCTGGGCGGTCGCCGTGGCGCCGGTGCCGGTGTCGTATCCGCCGCCGTAGCCACCGGCGCTGCCGCTGTGACCGCCGTGACCGCCCTGGCCGCCTCCGAATCCGGAGGGGCTGCCCGGGGCCTGCGGCGCGGAGCCGCCGGAGGGGTCGACGATCGCCTCGATCTTCCACTGGACGTTGAACTGCTCGCCCAGCGCCTGCCGCAGCACGTCCTCACTGCCGCTGCTGAGGAAGTTGTCGCGCGCGCCGGCGTTGACGAAGCCCAGCTGGAGGGTCGTGCCGTCGAAGCCGACCACCTGGGCGTTCTGGCTGAGCAGGATCCAGGTGAAGCGACGGCGGTTCTTGACCGCTTCCAGGATGTTCGGCCAGAGCATGCGGGGGTCGAGACCGCCGGGTGCCGGGGCGGAGGCGGCCGGTGCCGGGGGTGCCGGTGGGGTGCTGGGTGTGGGGGCGCTCGGAGCGGGGGTGCTCGCTGCCGGGGGGGTCGACGCGGGTGCGGATGCGGGGGTGGGTGCGGGTGCGCCCGAGGCGGCCGTGGGCCAGCCGCCGGGGCGACGGCCGCTGCCGGCGGAGGCCGCGGTGGGCCAGGCGCCGGGGGCCGGGGCGGAGGCGGCTGCGGGAGCGTGGGAGGGAGCGGGAGTGCTCGCCACGGGCGGTGCCTGGGGCCGCTGGACAGGCTGGGCCTGGGCAGGCGGCTGGGCGTGCCCGCCGTCGGCAGGGCCGGAGGTGGGCGCGGGCTCGGCGGGAGCGGACGTACCCGACACCGCCGGCCGCTGCGCGTCCTGCCCCGCCGCAGCGGGGGCTTGCGCATGTCCGCCCGCGGTCGCCGCATGACCGCCACCGCCGCCCCCGGGGCTACCGGCAGCCGGTGCTCCGGAGGCACGGACCGCCGCCCGGGCCGCGGCAGGACCGCTACCCGGTGGCACGGCAGCGGCCGCCGGACCGGCCACCGCTGCCCCGTGCCCCTCGGGCCCAGGCGCGTACCCCATGGCGGGCATGCCGGCGGGGCCCTGGGAGGAGAAGTGCACGCCGCGCTCGATCCGGTCCAGGCGGGCCATGACGGACCGCTCGTCGCCGTAGGCGGCGGGGAGCAGGACGCGGGCGCAGATCAGCTCCAGCTGGAGACGGGGCGAGTGGGCGCCGCGCATCTCGGTCAAGCCCTCGTTGACGAGGTCGGCGGCCCGGCTCAGCTCGGCGGGGCCGAAGGTGCCGGCCTGGGCCTGCATGCGCTCGATGACGTCGGCGGGGACGTCGATGAGCCCCTTCTCGGCCGCGTCCGGGACGGCGGCGAGGATCACCAGGTCACGCAGCCGCTCCAGCAGGTCGGTGACGAACCGACGGGGATCGTTCCCGCCCTCGATCACACGGTCGACGACCTCGAAGGCCGCGGCCCCGTCACCGGTGGCGAAGGCCTCGACGACGGAGTCGAGGAGGGAACCGTCGGTGTACCCGAGCAGGGAGGTCGCCATGGCATACGTCACACCGTCCGCGGCGGCGCCGGCCAGCAGCTGGTCCATCACGGACATGGAGTCACGCACGGACCCGCCACCGGCGCGCACGACGAGCGGGAGCACACCGTCCTCGACCGGGATGTCCTCCTTCTGGCACACCTCGGCGAGGTACTCCCGCAAGGTCCCGGGCGGGACGAGCCGGAAGGGGTAGTGATGGGTCCGCGACCGGATGGTCCCGATGACCTTCTCGGGCTCGGTGGTCGCGAAGATGAACTTGAGATGCTCCGGCGGCTCCTCGACGACCTTCAGCAGCGCGTTGAAGCCGGCCGACGTGACCATGTGGGCCTCGTCGATGATGTAGATCTTGT
This region of Streptomyces caelestis genomic DNA includes:
- the purD gene encoding phosphoribosylamine--glycine ligase, whose translation is MKVLVIGSGAREHALCHSLSHDPDVTALHCAPGNAGIAEVAELHQVDALDGTAVTALAKQLGADLVVVGPEAPLVAGVADAVREAGIPVFGPSGPAARLEGSKAFAKDVMATAEVPTARSYVCTTPEEVDAALDAFGAPYVVKDDGLAAGKGVVVTDDLDAARAHAVACERVVIEEYLDGPEVSLFAVTDGETVVPLQPAQDFKRALDGDQGPNTGGMGAYSPLPWADPKLVDEVLETVLQPTVDEMKRRGTPFSGLLYAGLAITSRGVRVIEFNARFGDPETQVVLARLKTPLAGLLMAAATGNLAHLEPLRWSDDAAVTVVIASHNYPGTPRTGDPITGLDEVAAQDAPHAYVLHAGTRRDGDAIVSAGGRVLSVTATGKDLAEARDRAYTAVGRIRLAGSQHRTDIAAKAAGA
- a CDS encoding DNA polymerase III subunit gamma and tau, whose amino-acid sequence is MSSLALYRRYRPETFAEVIGQQHVTDPLQQALRNNRVNHAYLFSGPRGCGKTTSARILARCLNCEQGPTPTPCGECHSCQDLARNGPGSIDVIEIDAASHGGVDDARDLREKAFFGPARSRYKIYIIDEAHMVTSAGFNALLKVVEEPPEHLKFIFATTEPEKVIGTIRSRTHHYPFRLVPPGTLREYLAEVCQKEDIPVEDGVLPLVVRAGGGSVRDSMSVMDQLLAGAAADGVTYAMATSLLGYTDGSLLDSVVEAFATGDGAAAFEVVDRVIEGGNDPRRFVTDLLERLRDLVILAAVPDAAEKGLIDVPADVIERMQAQAGTFGPAELSRAADLVNEGLTEMRGAHSPRLQLELICARVLLPAAYGDERSVMARLDRIERGVHFSSQGPAGMPAMGYAPGPEGHGAAVAGPAAAAVPPGSGPAAARAAVRASGAPAAGSPGGGGGGHAATAGGHAQAPAAAGQDAQRPAVSGTSAPAEPAPTSGPADGGHAQPPAQAQPVQRPQAPPVASTPAPSHAPAAASAPAPGAWPTAASAGSGRRPGGWPTAASGAPAPTPASAPASTPPAASTPAPSAPTPSTPPAPPAPAASAPAPGGLDPRMLWPNILEAVKNRRRFTWILLSQNAQVVGFDGTTLQLGFVNAGARDNFLSSGSEDVLRQALGEQFNVQWKIEAIVDPSGGSAPQAPGSPSGFGGGQGGHGGHSGSAGGYGGGYDTGTGATATAQRPATSQPTAPSTQQSSTPTRTSTPAPAPTASVPQPSAPKRRSVSVEDDIPEDDDPDLDESALSGQELIVRELGATVVEEFSNEP